The Methanobacterium sp. genome window below encodes:
- a CDS encoding ATP-binding protein: MNTIKILFSPFFNVYTQEKSKGTGVGLAVSKKVIERHSGHIWVESEFGKVSTFYFAIPIENCLI; the protein is encoded by the coding sequence TATCAAGATCTTATTTTCACCATTTTTCAACGTTTACACACAAGAGAAGAGTAAAGGTACAGGAGTAGGTTTAGCTGTTAGTAAAAAGGTAATAGAACGTCATAGCGGACATATCTGGGTTGAATCTGAATTTGGTAAAGTATCAACATTCTATTTTGCTATTCCTATTGAGAATTGTTTGATTTAG